From Deinococcus reticulitermitis, the proteins below share one genomic window:
- a CDS encoding GntR family transcriptional regulator, whose amino-acid sequence MLSPIASPRVVDAVREALRRAILDGQLAPGTRLSVPELARQFGVSRSPVREAVLLLVGEGLAVEHHRRGAEVARLELGDLLELYEVRAVLDGLAARLSAERMTKTDLVALRGVLDAQGAAALGEARVFRDLDYRFHELIVQRCGNARLIRQAELLAREMRLGWLYHVGTVPHLTQAHEEHREIEAALRQRDGPRAEAAMRAHLTRVAQAVRSGQSH is encoded by the coding sequence GTGCTGTCACCCATTGCCAGTCCCCGTGTGGTGGACGCCGTGCGGGAGGCGCTGCGCCGCGCGATCCTCGACGGACAGCTCGCGCCCGGCACCCGCCTGAGCGTGCCGGAACTCGCCCGGCAGTTCGGGGTCAGCCGCTCGCCGGTGCGCGAGGCGGTGCTGCTGCTCGTGGGGGAGGGGCTGGCCGTGGAGCACCACCGCCGGGGCGCAGAAGTGGCCCGCCTCGAACTCGGCGACCTCCTCGAACTCTACGAGGTGCGTGCCGTGCTCGACGGCCTCGCCGCCCGCCTGAGTGCCGAGCGGATGACGAAGACCGACCTCGTGGCGCTGCGCGGCGTGCTCGACGCCCAGGGGGCCGCCGCACTCGGGGAGGCGCGGGTGTTCCGCGACCTCGACTACCGCTTTCACGAGCTGATCGTGCAGCGCTGCGGCAATGCCCGCCTGATCCGCCAGGCCGAGCTGCTCGCCCGGGAGATGCGCCTAGGCTGGCTCTACCACGTTGGCACCGTTCCCCACCTCACCCAGGCGCACGAGGAACACCGCGAGATCGAGGCCGCGCTGCGTCAGCGCGACGGCCCCCGGGCCGAAGCCGCCATGCGCGCGCACCTGACGCGGGTGGCGCAGGCCGTCCGCAGCGGCCAGAGTCACTGA
- a CDS encoding thiolase family protein, whose amino-acid sequence MKDAVILEAVRTPYAKRGGAYRETRPDALLAFALGGLLGRAGLDPAKVEDVVTGAVTQAGEQGANVGRLAVLLAGLPVEVPAVSLNRMCGSGQQAIHFASQGIDAGDQTYAIGCGVESMSRVPMFSDIGGGFERLNPDLLAKVDLIHQGESAERIAQRWGLSRADLDAFAAESHRRAAASRAQHAELLPAPGLDAQGQLLTLEADEGVRAQLDPAKMAGLKPAFREDGVVTAANASQISDGAAAVLVGDREAALADGLRPRARFRARVAVGDDPTLQLMGVIPATRKALAKAGLTLGDLDWIEVNEAFASVVLAWAKELGADLNRVNPWGGAIAHGHPLGASGAGLTAKMLAGLEATGGTLGLQTMCIGHGMATATIIERV is encoded by the coding sequence ATGAAAGACGCTGTGATTCTCGAAGCGGTCCGCACCCCCTACGCCAAGCGCGGCGGCGCCTACCGCGAGACTCGCCCCGACGCGCTGCTCGCCTTTGCCTTAGGGGGCCTCCTCGGACGCGCGGGACTCGACCCGGCCAAAGTCGAGGACGTGGTCACCGGCGCCGTCACCCAGGCCGGCGAGCAAGGTGCCAACGTGGGCCGGCTCGCCGTGCTGCTGGCGGGGCTGCCGGTAGAGGTGCCCGCCGTCAGCCTCAACCGGATGTGCGGCAGCGGGCAGCAGGCGATTCACTTCGCCTCGCAGGGCATCGACGCGGGCGACCAGACTTACGCGATCGGCTGCGGCGTCGAGTCCATGAGCCGCGTGCCGATGTTCAGCGACATTGGCGGCGGCTTCGAGCGCCTCAACCCCGACCTGCTCGCCAAAGTCGACCTGATCCACCAGGGCGAGAGCGCCGAGCGCATCGCGCAGAGGTGGGGCCTGAGCCGCGCCGACCTCGACGCTTTCGCCGCCGAGAGCCACCGCCGCGCCGCCGCGAGCCGGGCGCAGCACGCCGAACTCCTTCCCGCGCCGGGCCTGGACGCCCAGGGCCAGCTCCTCACCCTGGAGGCCGACGAGGGCGTGCGCGCTCAACTCGACCCGGCGAAGATGGCGGGCCTGAAACCGGCCTTCCGGGAAGACGGCGTGGTCACCGCCGCCAACGCGAGTCAGATCAGCGACGGCGCCGCCGCCGTGCTCGTCGGGGACCGCGAGGCCGCCCTCGCCGACGGCCTGCGCCCGCGCGCCCGCTTCCGCGCCCGGGTGGCGGTGGGCGACGACCCCACCCTGCAACTGATGGGCGTGATTCCGGCGACCCGCAAGGCGCTCGCCAAAGCCGGCCTGACCCTGGGCGACCTCGACTGGATCGAGGTCAACGAGGCGTTCGCCAGCGTGGTCCTCGCCTGGGCCAAAGAACTCGGCGCCGACCTGAATAGGGTCAACCCCTGGGGCGGCGCCATCGCCCACGGCCATCCCCTCGGCGCGAGCGGCGCGGGCCTCACGGCCAAGATGCTCGCGGGCCTGGAGGCGACCGGCGGCACCCTCGGCCTCCAGACGATGTGCATCGGGCACGGCATGGCGACGGCGACGATCATCGAGCGGGTGTAG
- a CDS encoding branched-chain amino acid ABC transporter permease, whose amino-acid sequence MSAVTTPAPAARPRALTFGNVWLTGAILAVAALYPFVFGKTMNFGVSTLLFAGFAMSWNVLGGWAGQKSLGHAALLGVGAYTMTLLATPERVPAFFGGPVAPWWGALIGMGLAVALAAVWGGLTFRLRGSYFTLSTIAVALVIRLVAINSEWTGGSEGLFMPELPRLFDLDLFDRRVEYWLAFGFLALTLLVTHLIRRSRLGYALQAVREDEDGARALGIDPARMKLVAFMISAALMALGGSIYAIFLQAFEPHTLLELPISIQIALMAIIGGKNSIQGPVIGAVLLAVLGETFRNVFANANLLIYGVLILAVTLFAPSGLMGLFQKGGRKLGTAR is encoded by the coding sequence GTGAGCGCCGTCACGACGCCCGCGCCTGCCGCGCGCCCCCGCGCGCTGACCTTCGGCAACGTGTGGCTGACGGGGGCGATTCTCGCCGTCGCCGCCCTGTATCCCTTCGTGTTTGGCAAGACCATGAATTTCGGGGTCTCCACGCTGCTGTTTGCCGGCTTCGCGATGAGCTGGAACGTGCTGGGCGGCTGGGCCGGGCAAAAGAGCCTGGGGCACGCCGCGCTGCTGGGCGTCGGCGCCTACACCATGACGCTGCTCGCCACCCCCGAGCGGGTGCCGGCCTTCTTCGGCGGGCCGGTCGCGCCGTGGTGGGGCGCCCTGATCGGGATGGGGCTCGCCGTCGCGCTCGCCGCCGTGTGGGGCGGGCTGACCTTTCGGCTGCGCGGCAGCTACTTCACGCTCTCCACCATCGCGGTCGCCCTGGTGATCCGCCTGGTCGCGATCAACTCCGAGTGGACGGGCGGCAGCGAGGGGCTGTTCATGCCGGAGCTGCCCCGACTCTTCGACCTTGATCTGTTTGACCGCCGGGTGGAATACTGGCTCGCCTTCGGCTTCCTGGCGCTGACCCTGCTCGTGACGCACCTGATCCGGCGCTCGCGCCTGGGCTACGCGCTGCAAGCGGTGCGCGAGGACGAGGACGGCGCGCGCGCGCTCGGCATCGATCCGGCGCGCATGAAACTCGTCGCCTTCATGATCTCGGCGGCGCTGATGGCGCTCGGCGGCAGCATCTACGCGATTTTCCTCCAGGCCTTCGAGCCGCACACCCTGCTCGAACTGCCGATCAGCATCCAGATCGCGCTGATGGCGATCATCGGCGGCAAGAACAGCATCCAGGGGCCGGTGATCGGCGCCGTGCTGCTCGCGGTGCTCGGCGAGACCTTCCGCAACGTGTTCGCCAACGCCAACCTGCTGATCTACGGCGTGCTGATCCTGGCCGTCACGCTCTTTGCCCCGAGCGGCCTGATGGGCCTCTTCCAGAAGGGCGGGCGCAAACTGGGGACCGCGCGATGA
- a CDS encoding TerC family protein: protein MDFFASEWLGKPAWMWTLFLGLVTALLAFDLGVLGRRRARKAGGDEEAQTISVGSSLKLSAFYIVVALLFGVWVWNTLGAESGMAYMTGFAVEKALALDNVFVISVIFGALAIPRHLQHRVLFWGILGVIVLRGIMIGLGAALVTQFDWIMWVFGAFLLLTGIKLLFTKGGHGEAPDLDKHVVVRGLRRIMPISGKLDGQKFLTKLPDAAGKLRTHATPLLLALLLVEFADLVFAVDSIPAIFAITQDPFIVYTSNIFAILGLRALYFALDALIHRFSALKPALALVLVFIGGKIFYNQFFGKLDPAISLSVTLAILLGGVLVSLWKTRPGQTGAVHE from the coding sequence ATGGACTTTTTTGCAAGCGAGTGGCTCGGTAAACCCGCGTGGATGTGGACCCTCTTCCTGGGCCTGGTGACGGCGCTGCTGGCGTTCGACCTCGGGGTGCTGGGACGCCGCCGGGCGCGCAAGGCTGGCGGCGACGAGGAGGCCCAGACGATCTCGGTGGGCAGCAGCCTCAAGCTGAGTGCCTTTTATATCGTGGTGGCGCTGCTGTTCGGCGTGTGGGTGTGGAACACGCTGGGCGCCGAGAGCGGCATGGCGTACATGACCGGCTTCGCGGTAGAAAAGGCGCTCGCCCTCGACAACGTCTTCGTGATCAGCGTCATTTTCGGAGCGCTCGCGATTCCGCGTCACCTGCAACACCGGGTGCTGTTCTGGGGCATTCTCGGCGTGATCGTGCTGCGCGGCATCATGATCGGGCTCGGCGCCGCGCTCGTGACGCAGTTCGACTGGATCATGTGGGTCTTCGGAGCGTTTCTCCTGCTCACGGGCATCAAGCTGCTGTTCACGAAGGGCGGGCACGGTGAGGCGCCGGACCTCGACAAGCACGTCGTCGTGCGCGGCCTGCGCCGGATTATGCCGATCAGCGGCAAGCTCGACGGCCAAAAGTTCCTGACGAAACTGCCGGACGCGGCGGGCAAACTTCGCACGCACGCCACCCCGCTGCTGCTCGCGCTGCTGCTCGTGGAGTTCGCGGACCTGGTGTTCGCGGTGGACAGCATTCCGGCGATCTTCGCCATCACGCAGGACCCCTTCATCGTGTACACGAGCAACATCTTCGCGATCCTGGGGCTGCGCGCGCTGTACTTCGCCCTCGACGCGCTGATTCACCGCTTCTCGGCGCTCAAGCCGGCGCTCGCGCTGGTGCTCGTGTTTATCGGCGGCAAGATTTTCTACAACCAGTTTTTCGGCAAGCTCGATCCGGCGATCAGCCTCAGCGTGACGCTGGCGATCCTGCTCGGAGGCGTGCTCGTCAGCCTGTGGAAGACGCGCCCGGGACAGACCGGGGCCGTACACGAGTAA
- a CDS encoding ABC transporter ATP-binding protein: protein MTAPSGPTLPELTEFPGEVVHAPKGPPLLSAEGITVRFGGVVAVKDISLAVRPGEILGLIGPNGAGKTTLFNALTGFVRPSAGRVTFAGRDITRLEPQARARMGLARTFQVERPFEDLSVLENVLVAAFLKRRGRGAEDHAYAVLERVGLADRAAQPASQLNLARRRRLELAKALALEPRMLFLDESIAGLNPPAQQEMVATIRELAHSGLGIVMVEHIMHVIMSLSDHVICMAFGELLAEGEPHAVAKHPDVIRAYLGDDHD from the coding sequence ATGACGGCCCCGTCTGGTCCCACTTTGCCCGAACTCACCGAGTTCCCCGGCGAGGTCGTCCACGCCCCCAAAGGCCCGCCGCTCCTGAGCGCCGAGGGCATCACCGTGCGCTTCGGTGGGGTGGTGGCGGTCAAGGACATCTCGCTCGCGGTGCGCCCCGGCGAGATCCTGGGACTCATCGGGCCGAACGGCGCCGGCAAGACCACGCTGTTCAACGCCCTGACCGGCTTCGTGCGCCCGAGTGCGGGCCGCGTGACCTTCGCCGGGCGCGACATCACCCGACTCGAACCGCAGGCCCGCGCCCGGATGGGCCTGGCCCGCACCTTTCAGGTCGAGCGCCCTTTCGAGGACCTCAGCGTGCTCGAAAACGTGCTGGTGGCGGCCTTTCTCAAGCGCCGGGGCCGGGGGGCCGAGGACCACGCCTACGCGGTGCTCGAGCGCGTGGGCCTCGCGGACCGGGCCGCGCAGCCGGCGTCGCAGCTCAACCTCGCCCGGCGCCGGCGCCTCGAACTCGCCAAGGCGCTCGCGCTCGAACCCCGGATGCTCTTTCTCGACGAGTCCATCGCGGGCCTCAACCCCCCGGCGCAGCAGGAGATGGTCGCCACCATCCGCGAACTCGCCCACTCGGGCCTCGGCATCGTGATGGTCGAGCACATCATGCACGTGATTATGAGCCTGTCGGACCACGTGATCTGCATGGCCTTCGGCGAGCTGCTGGCCGAGGGCGAGCCGCACGCGGTCGCGAAACATCCGGACGTGATCCGCGCCTACCTGGGAGACGATCATGACTGA
- a CDS encoding ABC transporter ATP-binding protein produces MTELIRPAPHRVGFVPGERVLDAANIEVAYGEVQVVFGVSLHVDKGELVGLVGGNGSGKSTILRVLSGMLRARAGTATYRGHNLNGVPPHRITDLGVAHVPMGRQLFGQMSVEENLLMGAYLPRTKANRAANLQKVYDFFPRLVEKRTTAAAALSGGEQQMVAIGRALMSEPEVLLMDEPSLGLAPLVVAEVMRVIGSLRELGLTVLLVEQNVRQVLKVTDRAYVLELGSLVKEGPSASLMGDPDIIKAYLGV; encoded by the coding sequence ATGACTGAACTCATCCGCCCGGCCCCGCACCGCGTCGGCTTCGTCCCCGGCGAGCGCGTTCTCGACGCCGCGAATATCGAGGTGGCCTACGGCGAGGTGCAGGTGGTGTTCGGCGTCTCGCTGCACGTGGACAAGGGTGAACTCGTCGGACTCGTCGGCGGCAACGGCAGCGGCAAGAGCACCATCCTGCGCGTGCTGTCGGGGATGCTGCGGGCACGCGCCGGCACCGCGACGTACCGGGGCCACAACCTCAACGGCGTGCCGCCCCACCGCATCACCGATCTGGGCGTCGCGCACGTGCCGATGGGCCGGCAACTCTTCGGGCAGATGTCGGTCGAGGAAAACCTCTTGATGGGCGCCTACCTCCCGCGCACCAAGGCGAACCGCGCCGCCAACCTGCAAAAGGTCTACGACTTCTTCCCGCGCCTCGTCGAGAAACGCACGACGGCGGCGGCGGCGCTCTCGGGGGGCGAGCAGCAGATGGTGGCGATTGGCCGCGCGCTGATGAGCGAGCCCGAGGTGCTGCTGATGGACGAGCCCTCATTGGGCCTCGCGCCGCTCGTCGTGGCCGAGGTGATGCGCGTAATCGGCTCGCTGCGCGAACTCGGCCTCACCGTGCTGCTCGTCGAGCAGAACGTGCGCCAGGTGCTCAAGGTCACGGACCGCGCCTACGTCCTCGAACTCGGCAGCCTCGTCAAAGAAGGCCCCAGCGCCTCCCTGATGGGCGATCCCGACATCATCAAGGCGTATCTGGGGGTCTAG
- a CDS encoding ABC transporter substrate-binding protein has translation MRKALLLSAFALAASAAAQGTIKIGAITSVTGRFAEFGKMQVAGFKVGVEEVNRKGGIGGRKIELIIEDNASDVNKGLAAAERLVNAGVPIVLNEYSSSLVKAQAQYLARQKVPNLVITSSGDDITKPGNDYIFRLNQPATEYARVILDIFRANKFKSMAIIAGTGAFEKSVADAAGRIAKDYGITVLEDQRYDKGLTDFRPVLNRIKAKNPDGLLMVSYAEDSVALMRQAREVGVKPRLFAGGAAGFALPEFVKDAGSAANNVVTATAWIPQLRYAGVQKLNVDLKKALGGNDPSYHAAQAYAGVIVAAEAIRRAGSTDREKVKAALNSLNMQTAFGPIQFKDFDGFKNQNPLAMVAQQVQGGQFVPVYPKSVVPRAIKFER, from the coding sequence ATGAGAAAAGCACTGCTGCTGTCCGCCTTCGCCCTCGCCGCCAGCGCCGCCGCGCAGGGCACCATCAAGATCGGCGCGATCACGTCGGTTACCGGGCGCTTCGCCGAGTTCGGCAAGATGCAGGTCGCCGGCTTCAAGGTCGGCGTGGAGGAGGTCAACCGTAAAGGCGGCATCGGAGGGCGCAAGATCGAGCTGATCATCGAGGACAATGCCAGCGACGTGAACAAGGGCCTCGCCGCCGCCGAGAGGCTCGTGAACGCCGGCGTGCCCATCGTGCTCAACGAATACTCGAGCAGCCTCGTCAAGGCGCAGGCGCAGTACCTCGCCCGCCAGAAAGTGCCCAACCTGGTGATCACGAGTTCGGGCGATGACATCACCAAGCCCGGCAACGACTACATCTTCCGCCTCAACCAGCCGGCCACCGAGTACGCGCGGGTGATTCTCGACATCTTCCGGGCCAACAAATTCAAAAGTATGGCGATCATCGCCGGCACCGGCGCCTTTGAAAAGAGCGTCGCCGACGCGGCGGGGCGTATCGCCAAGGACTACGGCATCACGGTGCTCGAAGACCAGCGCTACGACAAGGGCCTGACCGACTTCCGCCCGGTCCTCAACCGCATCAAGGCGAAAAACCCCGACGGCCTGCTGATGGTCTCCTACGCCGAGGACAGCGTCGCGCTGATGCGTCAGGCGCGCGAGGTGGGCGTCAAGCCCCGCCTGTTTGCCGGGGGCGCCGCCGGCTTCGCCCTGCCCGAGTTCGTCAAGGACGCCGGCAGCGCCGCCAACAACGTCGTGACCGCCACCGCCTGGATTCCGCAGCTCCGGTACGCGGGCGTGCAGAAACTCAACGTGGACCTCAAGAAGGCTCTCGGCGGCAACGACCCGAGCTACCACGCCGCCCAGGCCTACGCCGGCGTGATCGTGGCCGCCGAGGCCATCCGCCGCGCCGGCAGCACCGACCGCGAGAAAGTCAAGGCGGCGCTCAACAGCCTGAACATGCAGACCGCCTTCGGCCCCATCCAGTTCAAGGACTTCGACGGCTTCAAGAATCAGAACCCGCTCGCGATGGTGGCCCAGCAGGTGCAGGGCGGGCAGTTCGTGCCGGTGTATCCCAAGTCCGTCGTCCCGAGGGCCATCAAGTTCGAGCGCTGA
- a CDS encoding branched-chain amino acid ABC transporter permease, which produces MDPAQLTALVQTVAQGLLTGGLYALIGTGLSLIFGVMRVINFAHGDFLAIGMFITLALFRTFNLDPYFSLLVAAPAGFALGYVLQRLVLSRLGERQQEGSMLATLGIGLIISNTLLLTFGAQPQNINVEYATRTFQLGGIQISLPLLVAGLGTVAAITGLNLLLYRTELGRAIRATAQNPLGAELQGVQTSNIQAIVFGLGVAFAAVAGVLLMPLLYAFPTVGENYTNKAFIVTVLGGLGNLPGAVVGGLVLGVIESLGAFYVSNNYRDAYGLVAFLLVLLLRPEGLFGKTVKRV; this is translated from the coding sequence ATGGACCCAGCCCAACTCACCGCCCTCGTGCAGACCGTCGCGCAGGGCCTCCTGACCGGGGGCCTCTACGCCCTGATCGGCACCGGCCTGAGCCTGATCTTCGGGGTGATGCGCGTCATCAACTTCGCCCACGGGGACTTTCTCGCCATCGGAATGTTCATCACGCTGGCGCTGTTCCGCACCTTCAACCTCGATCCCTACTTCAGCCTGCTCGTGGCGGCCCCGGCGGGTTTTGCGCTCGGCTACGTCCTCCAGCGCCTGGTGCTCTCGCGCCTCGGTGAGCGCCAGCAGGAAGGCAGCATGCTCGCCACACTCGGCATCGGCCTGATCATCTCCAACACGCTGCTGCTGACCTTCGGCGCGCAGCCGCAGAACATCAACGTGGAGTACGCCACCCGCACCTTTCAGCTCGGCGGCATCCAGATCAGCCTGCCGCTGCTCGTCGCGGGGCTCGGCACCGTCGCCGCGATCACGGGCCTGAACCTGCTGCTCTACCGCACCGAACTCGGGCGCGCGATCCGCGCCACCGCGCAAAACCCGCTCGGCGCCGAGCTTCAGGGCGTCCAGACGAGCAACATCCAGGCGATTGTCTTCGGGCTCGGGGTGGCCTTCGCCGCTGTCGCGGGCGTGCTGCTGATGCCGCTCCTCTACGCCTTTCCCACCGTCGGCGAGAACTACACCAACAAGGCGTTCATCGTGACGGTGCTCGGCGGCCTGGGCAACCTGCCTGGCGCGGTCGTCGGCGGGCTGGTGCTCGGGGTGATCGAGTCGCTGGGGGCCTTTTACGTGAGCAACAACTACCGCGACGCTTACGGCCTGGTCGCCTTCCTGCTCGTGCTGCTGCTGCGCCCCGAGGGGCTCTTTGGAAAGACGGTGAAACGGGTATGA
- a CDS encoding ABC transporter substrate-binding protein — MNRTSILLGALALLAAGAASAQGTIKIGAVTSLSGRFASFGQMQRAGFKVALDEINARGGVNGQRLELLLEDDASDTNKALNAAERLVNQRVPLVIGAYSSGITKPLSQYLARVKVPLLVATAVDETITKPGNAYTFRVNNQSSVYTRSLITQLGRMPGLKTVAVLTSNDAFGKSVMNDVTRLLPGSGFQIVGRDTYDQGLTDFRPILNRYKSLNPDVVIFASYEQDAVALAKQVKETGLAPKIIAGIATGFALPDFLKGAGSSAENFLVTMVWNADVRYPGAQSLNTRLKAALGGEEPSQHAAQSYAAMLAAADAIRRAGSMDPEKVRAALTTSKLSTAFGPVSFRNFGGYQNQNSVVGLITQVQKGRFVTIAPASAATGKLVLPRR; from the coding sequence ATGAACAGAACCTCCATCCTGCTGGGCGCCCTCGCCCTCCTCGCCGCCGGCGCCGCGTCGGCCCAAGGCACCATCAAGATTGGCGCTGTCACCAGCCTGTCGGGCCGCTTCGCGAGCTTCGGGCAGATGCAGCGCGCGGGCTTCAAGGTGGCGCTCGACGAGATCAACGCCCGGGGCGGCGTGAACGGCCAGAGGCTCGAACTGCTGCTCGAAGACGACGCCAGCGACACCAACAAGGCCCTGAACGCCGCCGAGCGGCTCGTGAACCAGAGGGTTCCCCTCGTGATCGGGGCGTATTCCTCGGGCATCACCAAGCCGCTCTCGCAGTACCTCGCGCGCGTCAAGGTGCCGCTGCTCGTGGCGACGGCGGTGGACGAGACGATCACCAAACCCGGCAACGCCTACACCTTCCGGGTCAACAACCAGTCGTCGGTGTACACCCGCAGCCTGATCACGCAGCTCGGGCGGATGCCGGGGCTGAAGACCGTGGCCGTCCTCACCAGCAACGACGCCTTCGGCAAGAGCGTGATGAACGACGTGACCCGGCTGCTGCCCGGCAGCGGCTTCCAGATCGTCGGGCGCGACACCTACGACCAGGGCCTGACCGACTTCCGGCCCATTCTCAACCGCTACAAATCCCTGAACCCCGACGTGGTGATTTTCGCGAGCTACGAGCAGGACGCCGTCGCCCTCGCCAAGCAGGTGAAGGAGACCGGTCTGGCGCCGAAAATCATCGCCGGGATCGCCACCGGGTTTGCGCTCCCCGACTTCCTGAAGGGCGCGGGCAGCAGCGCCGAGAACTTTCTCGTCACGATGGTCTGGAACGCCGACGTGCGCTACCCCGGCGCCCAGAGCCTGAACACCCGCCTGAAAGCCGCGCTCGGCGGTGAGGAGCCCTCGCAGCACGCCGCCCAGAGCTACGCGGCCATGCTCGCCGCCGCCGACGCGATTCGCCGCGCGGGGAGCATGGACCCGGAAAAGGTCCGCGCCGCCCTGACCACCAGCAAACTGAGCACCGCCTTCGGCCCGGTCAGCTTCCGGAATTTTGGCGGCTACCAGAACCAGAACAGCGTGGTCGGCCTGATCACCCAGGTGCAAAAGGGCCGCTTCGTGACCATCGCCCCGGCGAGCGCCGCCACCGGCAAGCTCGTGCTGCCCCGGCGCTGA